In Antennarius striatus isolate MH-2024 chromosome 20, ASM4005453v1, whole genome shotgun sequence, the genomic window TGAGTTTTTTCCACCGTAGCTTTCTGACAGTGGGCCTGGCTGCTCTGTCACTCTGGCCGTTCCTGGCTGGACTTTTTGACAATGCCAAGGTATCATCGTCTCAAATCAGAGCTCCTGTTTTCACGGTACACTTAGAAAATCATCATGTTACTGTCCACTCCTGGTAAGGTTATGGAAACAATACGTCATCAAAGCTGTGGGCTTCCTGGAAGACGTCtcacctctcattcaagaggcttcATTTCTGGTGATGGTTGGTGTTGCCTCAGCTTCTAAACTCTATGAGGTGTGGTTAGTGCTAGTCATATTCCAACTGGCTGCCCCAAATCATGGCCGGTGCGACTACCAGGGAGTGTCAGTGGTGGTCGTCCAATTACAAATTTCAAAGACGTCACTAAGCCCTCATATGCTAGGATGAACCACATCACATTTATCAATCTGATGAGTTGTTCTTTtggggagttttgaaaggacctgaCTGTAAATAGGTGAATGTGAcagaccccctcccccctgggTTCAGAGATGGTTTCTCTATTTTTACATGGATGGGTTCTTTTACTCCTTTCTCAAACCATCCGTCCTCTCTACCCATAATCTCAGCATCGATGTCCTCACAGTCACTCCAGGACATCAATGTTAAGATTATGGATAGAATTAGTGTTGGGGTTTTGGTGTACTGTATTACATAAGGTATGCTTCATAAATTTCactgtatttaatgaatttaacctTTCTTGTATTACAGCAATAAAACAAAGGACGTGACTAGAAAAAATTCTGCATACATATCAATTAAATAATGATATTTTGTATATAAAACTAACTTGAACAACTTtaataacagttttttttaacaccgCATTTCAGGTGAACAGCTACCTTTGAATCATCACACCACTCAGTATCTAAGACATTGTATCTGTCTCTGTTTAGTTCCGTTCATTAGGCTGGTTTGTGGGATGTCTGTTTTTGGCCATTTTCCCCTTGATGCCTGTTGTGGGCAGAGCGCCTAATACACATCTTGTGTGAGTACTTCCCCTATTTACATGCATCAGAAAGTTAACCACATTTAAGTCAGTCAGTacgagaaaaacattttttttctccctacaAAGGAACGCTTAAAGATCATCACTCAATGCTGAACGCGGTTTTGAAAGCTTAAAAGGGTGGCATGGTTAGAGGAAACATTACTGTATtaagtatattaaaaaatggGGGGAAttaacacaaaattaaaatgaaatgctttgtttaattttaaattagtgTAATTGCAACCATTATAAAACTTCTAAAAATGCTGAAGCAGCATTTCCAGATTCATGATCGATTGAAATTCCCCCactctaaagaaaaaaaaaacttgtagaCTGGCAGTTTTCAAGACCAAACTGAGATGAACCTGTTGACATCATCGTGAGATATTTTCTAAAACTTGCAGCAATGAATCTGAAATTATAGAAGACGTGACGTTTTATTATGACACATTAAATCAGCGCGgttattttaaatcatttccGCAATCCACTTTTGAAATCTACGGTAGCTTAAAGGAAGAGTCAGAAGCTGGAACTCCTTATCTTTAAATGACTGCTATATATTATAATCTTATTTACATTAATAACTTCTATTaacttctgctttttgtttgtccAGTTCTTATGCCGGTTTGCTGACCCTTATTTCTTCAGCCTGTTACCTGTGGTCATCACGACAGAGAGCGCCGCTGCATCTCAGTGACAGATGCCAGTTTGCCATCCAGGtacctgtgtgtatgtgtgtttacatgtgtgtgtgtgttgcgggGGGTGGTATTTCCTAAAGAGAAGTTCTGACTTATCAAACAGATGGTCCAAGTGGCTGTGTGTGCTTTCATACccttcatcacacacagcagCCTGCAGAAGCATCAGGGGCTGCCTCTACTTAATCAGATCATCAGCTGGACCACATTAGGTAGGTGGATGTGACTGAGCATCGTGCATCAGGTTTACCTGCAGTCTGTTTATTAATGATGAAGATTATAAATAATGTTGGTGAAGAATTATTCTTCTAGTTGTAATAGTAATACAATGTATCATTTATCAGAAATGCACGTCTCTTGTCTTCTGTCAGCATCTTCCTTGCTGTTTCCTTTGTTGAGCTCCACACGTCTTTTCCACCGACTCCTGAGCATATTCCTGTCTTTCATAAGCACATACCTGCTGCTCAGCAACGGGTAATACATGTGGCATACACATGCAACACAATGTCTCGCATAGAGTTTGAACACTACTCCATTACAAAGTAATGTAATCTCTAATTTGTTCCCCCTTCCAGATCAGAGGCCTTGTTCCCTCCTGCATTATCTTGGGTAATGTTTGTATGGATCAACATTGAGCAGGAGGCATTGATCGCTGAAGGTGCTGCTCGCAGGCAAGAGGTACAACCGTTAACTTAAATTTGATTGTTCAGTGCACATTTGGTGGAGGCCATAGGACAAAAATATCAGTAGCTAGATAAGTGTGTGACTTTTGTATGTACTGCTCAGTAGGTTGCATCAAATTTAAATCACATCTAGCATGTGGTCTAACTGATCGTTATCATGTGTATTATGGGTGtacctttgtttgtgtgtttcttttcagcttCTCTCTATGGATTTCTCTGCAAACATTGACATCGGCCAGATCCGACAGCTGAAGTTGGATGATATCAGGagatctttttattttgtatccTTTGTGAAAATATGGCTGATTTTGAgcctgtctttctgtctcagGAGAGTCCCACtacataaaataatattaataatgatagtaaaaaaaggaaaaactagAAAAAGCTAATTGCATTAATGACTGAAGACATCACCTATGGAATACAAACTCATATCCTCGATCACCACAGCGTTTATGGGCGAAATTaatctttttgttctttacaCCAGCATGAGTTTAATTTTCCCATCAGGCATCTAATGTTTCTGTCAGTACCTTAAATTACAGGAAATCACTTACAAGATTTGACATGTATCTGTATGAACATTAGTTTTGGGTGTAATATTCTCTGGGATATTCTTGACTGAACCATTTCTCCAGGTATTCTTTCTAATAACGGCTTTCTTTGGCACAGGGAACATTGCTTCCATTAACAGGTATCCACAGCTTTCTCCTGCATGTCGTCGTGTCTGTTCAGCCTTAGTGGGGTTAATGACCAATGATGTGTGCTTTTAAGTCAAGGTTTCATGAAAATACTGGATGAAATAAGACATCTGTGAAATTCTACTGTAGATACTATAGACATATTACACTATTTGCATTGTTTAGATTTGCACATTTCTAAATGTTGTGCCTAATTTTAACTCCATGAGacgttgcttttttttcttccctcgTTTCTGAATGCTCTGTTCATCTTTCAGTCGTCTGTAATCATGGTTTCTGATTCTTTCTCCCCTCATTCAGTTTTGACCCAACGTCTGTTTATTGCTTCATCACTGTCTACAAACCCTACATCATGGGAGCACTGCTGATGTGGAAGGTATCCTATTTTGAATACTTGCTTGTTACAGTGTCAAGAGAGTGGACCAATCTTGCAGATTGGAGATTAACCAGTTTCAAATGTATGGTGTCATTTTGATGCTTTGCAGCTGAGCATCTGCAGTTTTGCTGCTCTTTTTAGCACTCATCGATATATTCCATTTTTTGTATGATTTCAATTtgtaatagattttttttaaactatgttttaaaataataattgatCTGACTTactaggttttgaaataactaactaggttttaaactaactagtttctgGACTAAATGACTAactaacccattaggttttgaacaacTTAGGTTCTatactaactaggtttttaactAACTCACTTGGTTCTGAACTAACctggttttgaattattatttaacaagcATTGTagttatatttgttatttaatttgtatgtatgtttatttatgtttacactgtatattttacacttatcctgctttatgtgctttcattGCCCATTGGGGAGacagttttttgaatttgaattgaatttgaatagATATTctttatgaattaaaatgaaggctctactcttctttttcttccaggTTTTTATTCCATTCATTATAGTAATGTGTACATTTGAGACCATCCAAGTTGCAACACAGCTTTCATCCAGAAGGTAATTCCTCCCAAATCCATCTGTTTATCCGATGtattaacagtttgttttaaAGGGGATGTCATGATGTGCACAGGGCAAAAGATTTACTGTTATTCTATCACTTGTATGGCTCTCCTTCCTCAGTGTCTTATTTCTCTGTTCCAGTTTGTTCCTCATTGTCATGGTCATCTCTGACATCATGGCTCTGGTAAGGCGTTTCTGGTTAATTTCATACTCTGGACAAAAATGcactgttgtattttatttcctaCCTGCTATGATGCATATGTCACACAATTAATTTTTAACccactcttcctctcctcagcaCTTTTTCTTCATGGTGCAGGACTACGGGAGCTGGCTGGACATAGGCACAAGGTGAGTCAACTTGGAAACAAAAATCTTAATTAATTACTGATTAATAATGTTACTTTCATGAACACCCTCCCACTCTCCTACGCCTCCTTTTCTTATCTGCCCACAATTACGCAAGGAAATGTTTAACCTGTCACTTTGTCTCCTGCAGCATCAGCCATTACGTCATAGTCATGTCGATGACGATCTTCCTGATGGTGCTCAGCATCATCACACACATCTTCACTTCGAAAAGACTCATCCCCTGGGGAAAACGGAAGTTGCATTTCACTTAAAATGAACATGTTTGTGTCCAGGGGCTCTGGAACCCTTTGAACCTCCTCTCAGAAGAATTTGTCACATGACAAGAAAAGACCTGCTGATTTGCCAGAATGAACTCCTACTGGTTTCATTCTCAGTAGAAGTGCAAACTTCTTACtagcagtttttatttgttgttgtatttaaacatttatagtGATTAAGATTTAACTCATGATGCACACCAGCTGTCTGCATAGAGGTCAAGTTTGTGACAGAGCATTTTGCAGTGTTTCCAGAAAGTGGTGTTTGCACTATATTCTTTTGTCTCTCCTTCAATAGGATTGTATTTACATTAATCATTGATGAATTGACTAAGGCTCCTTGAATGCCTTTGACAAAAGTGCTGATTTATGATCCACCAAATAATTGTAACTCAATGATTCCACAAAACACTGTTTCTGTCAATACGCTGAAAAATTTCCTTGATTATTTGTAAAAgggatgtaattattatttattgtgatTAAGGAGTGGAATGGGGGAACTTGTGTGCTTTACCACTAAAACATTTGACAGAACTCAGTTCCTCATGTGATTCTATTTGGAAAGTCCTTGTTGATCATCTGTAACTGAGGATGTTGTAACGTCACACTGTTGGGATGTCTTCTTTGAACAAAGTAGAAGAAAACAGTATATCTGATGTGTCACATTGTTCTCACAACCATGGTAGATTTCCATGGAAAACAAAGTATGCTGTATACACTGGTTAAACGTCTAGATGTCATCAGGAGGCATGGTATTAATTTTTatagttatgctgatgacacacagcttTACATAGCTGTGTCCCCTGATGACACTGGGCCAACAGATGCTATTTTAAGATGCATTTTAGATATTAAGTTATGGATGGCGGGTAACTTCTTACAGCTCAACCAGGACAAAACAGAAGTACTTGTCATCGGTCCtgaagcacacagagaaaaaacttaatttaaaactcAAAGCCCTGGCTTTTAAGACATCTGAGCAGGTAAAAAAACCCTGGTGTTATTCTAGATTCTAATGCTCGTATCAAAAGTATGGTTAAGAGTGGATTTTATTATCTAAAGAACATTGCCAAGGTAAGGCCGTTTTTATCTCGAACCAACACAGACACGAATGCATGCTTTTATTACTTGTAGAATTGATTACTGCAACACTCTTCTTTCTGGTCTCTCCAAAAAAAGCGCTACTCCATTACAACATCTCCAAAACTCAGCTGCACGAGTTCTGACAAGGACCAGAAAGAGAGCTCACATTACACAAATTTTAAAGTCTCTGCACTGGTTACCTGTACGCTTCAAAATCGATTTTAAGatccttttaatggtttttaaatctcttaatTATCTGATTTGCTTTTAACATAAACACCTTCTAGATCTCTCGGGTTTTAATTACACCAAAGGTTTTAACCAATAAATCTAagtgaaggtgggaggaagctggagaacctggagggaaccTGGAGAAGcaatcgaacccagaaccttcttgctgtgaggcaacagcacgaGCCACTATGCCACCAAATACTGACTACTGGTTAACTTGATTGAAGAATTTATTCTAGCATAGAATACCGCACACACTAAAGTAAATAAGATCCCAACAACtaagaagaaaagcaaaacgGGGACAAGATAAATCACTTCATGACTTCTTGTTTGGACTTCAGGCTTGTATGCACTCACACAACTTCATAACTGGCCTGGAAAGcacattgaaaaatgtttaactATAGGCAGCTTTTGCATCATCGTGCTGTTTAATGTTCTCATAACACCATGGGATAGATGTGAAAGTTCATTTGTCAAGCGAATTAAAGCCCTTTGCATGAACCTTTCCCTTCACTTTCAGTGATAATAGTTCAATTAGGCCTTTGCTGTTTGTACTAAATATCACGCTAATGCTTTGTACTTAAGTGACTCTTGCGGACACTACGTAACAGGCATATTGAAATGGAGGCAAATAATGAGGAACAGGTTCTgggctgtgtgtgtatataaaatcACTTCCTCTTTTGACACCACATGTCggcacagaaaacacacaatacacaaacCCTTATTTGGCATGTGACAGTGCACACATTTCATGACAACTTTACCTCAAAGTTAGCACACAGAGCCATGCTGAAACACAGGGTCTCATAATTCTAATTGTGGAACAACGTTTTAAACAGCTTTCTGGAGGTGTCATCTGATGTCAACAACACCCACATCCGTTGATTTCACACATCCACTTGACATCCAGTCTTAGTACCTAAAGGTACGTATGCTTCTCTGCATTTGACTCTTCATCCagtgtttttaacttttaattcattttgtaGTGTAACATGTTGTAAACCACTTGAAGAAAGACAGCATGTCATGTTGTATTAGAATGAATCTATATAATTTTTAAACTTCCAGCTCTTTAAAAAACTCTACATCAGAAATTTGACATATTCCTTGGTCGTACTTTGTAAATCTTCAACTAActctcctttcctttttttaatgtcagatgtGCACCTTatcttccatttcttttttcatttaaaatggcTTCCAGCAAAATCCAAAGATTACTACCCATGGCCATAAACTCCACAATGACATCTGGCTCTTTACCAGGGACGCCACAGCCACTGGATGACGATAAAAATATCAACAAGTACCACACAGTCCTTCTGGCCATCTACGTAGTTGTTCTGCTTTGCGGAACCATTAACCTCAGCCTGACGATGCACATCATGAAGTCCAGCACGacatccatcacctccatcGCTGTACTCAACCTCATTTTCACCCACTCCATCTTCCTTCTCACCGTTCCTTTCAGGATTTACTATTACGTGACTGATAACTGGAGCCTGGGCCTCAATTGGTGTAAAGTGGTCAGCAGCATGATCCACATTCACATGTATATGTCCTTTATCTTTTATGTCATCATACTCGTTACACGCTTGATGACATTCTACTGCCAGTCTGAGAGAGTAGCCTCCTTACGGAAGATGCATGCGCTCCTCATCAGTGCAGTTGTGTGGACTGCGGTTTTTGTTGCTGGGCCTTGCattatctttatttcttatGGCAAAAAACAATTGGATGGGATTGACAAGACCACTGCTGCAACAGATTGCTTCAGGTTTGGAGACAACATTGGATATACTGCTAAGGTGTTCAACTACATCATAAGCACGGTGATTATAATGGTGACTGCAGTGCTCGCAACTCTTCAAGGCAACGTTCTGTGGGTTTTATACAAGAAGCATCGCCAAGGATGCACCTCTCAGCAGGACTTCGGGGCTCAGCTGAAGAGCATGTGCTTTGCCGCCATCATGGTGATCTGTTTCATTCCCTACCACCTGTTTCGGATGTACTACTTGGATCACATTGATCTACAAAATGTCAATGAGGTGTTTCTGAGTCTGACCACCTTTAACTGTCTGGACATGCTCACTTTCCTGGGTAGGAGAACCTGCTATGTGTGTTTCCAAGGTGGGGCCATTTGAAATCCACCAGTGGGATTTATGAAGATTGCCACATGACatgatttattttgaagttcAGTCTACATTACTGTTCTTAGGCCTTTGAAGAGAAAACTTCATGTTTGCTTCCTTAATAAAAAGAGACATGATATAACACCTTTTCAAAAGCACCTAAGAAAATTCTCATTAATGTTCTCATGTTTTTATCATCAAATCAGTCTAGACTGccttaagaaataaaaataaaagggttAAATAAAAACTAGTGTCACTCTGAATGCATGACAAGGCCTGCAATCACTTTTAATTCAATCCAGTTGTATCCTAAATCAAATGAATAGACCTaaagttacaatacatcacttgGATTGATGGAGTTGTAACATCCAGACATGTTGCTGGATTGCCACCAAACTGGATCCACTCTTGGATCAAAATCCATGCATTagtcttttaaaaaattaaaataaaatagcaacaaaaacaGCCTGTCACATCAATCGTCAGTTtatgtttcttgtgttttgatGCATGCAGAAGGATGATCACAACCAGCTGTCTGAGGTTATATTTGAATGTCCAAATGTCTCTTTTCTTGAGCAGCAGCATTGCATCAGCTGTGTAAGCGTGTTTAAATACACATTAGCTATTGATCTTTTCAAATGGAACAGATAATGTGGATTATGATATTTTTGATTGTGTTGCTACACCCAtcagttacttttttttaaatagtcatTGTAGTGGTGGTGACATCgttgggggagggagagggtggTTGACCTTTGTGCTCTATTGTTCTATTTGCATTccctcattttttatttaaaaagaaattcaatgttaacaaaaatatgaatgggggtggggggctagggttagggggggggggggcatcagtgAGTCTTGGCAGGAAAGGGTGCAAATAAATGTGTCTGGAAGTTACTCAGTTACTGGCATGAGCCATGACGTACAGGCATCAGTCAGCATCCATCTTTATGGACACCTGAGCTATACTATCAGATTGTTGACTCTTTACACACAAGGTAGCCTTATATGGCAGGATGGGGTAGGGTTAGCCACATGCTAACGAAGGCAGAGAACTCCGTAACACAATAGATGGAAGTggaagctttctttttttttgactgtcTGCTGATGATTTGTCTcaatttttgaatgttttgtcaACTTAACCACCACTCATATATCACTCCTTTAACCCCTGTTTAAACAGCTGGAGTGCTCAGCTCCACTGCTGAGAAATAAATGTCTAAAATCGTTACTTTTTCACCATTATTTTGTGAAACATTACCTCAATCCTCGTGGATCTCTCTTCATCCATCgttagaaatacacacacacacacacacacacacacacacacacacacacacacacacacacacacacacacacacacacacacacacacacacacacacacacacacacacacagcacaaacacacagacctgGTGAtccttttccttttggttttatGGCGCTGGGTTACTGTTTAACATCCCCACCCTTCTTTGAGTTTGTTTAGTAAATCGATCTAATGACAGGGCTATGGTGGCGCCATCCAATGTCTTTCTTCATGAACTATAAGGCTGCTCTACTCTCCAACCTTCTCTTTTAATGTTGTTAAACACCTTCATCATTTACCTATTGTCAGCGTCACTAATGTAGCACTGAGGGTCTACTGGAATACAAGGATACAGCCGAATAAATGTACATTCCAGAAGGGAAGAGAAACAAAGGTAAGTCATCGCCCTCCTGAGAAGTATACTGTCTTAGAAATCTAAAATATCGCCATTGCAGCAAGAGTTAAAAGGTGCGTTGATGCTCTTTCGGAGGAAGTGAGGAATACGCTGAGCAGTTTTGCACGGCAGTTCTCTTAAATCACGTGGTTTTACATTTTGGTTGTAACATAATGGTGAtcagtgttcacacacacacacctcaattTGTCATACAGGGGTCCATAACACACTCAGCGAACCTGGAGACAGTGTTCTCACCTCTCAGACAGGGTTTTGTGAAAGCAGATAAGATAAACTCACTTTGTCACGCATGCTGAGCCGTAAAGATCATGTGATAAACTGTATCATCTGTACAAGAATGGAATCTGTGACAGATTACAGAGTGACATAAACTAGGCAGCAATATGGCAATAAAGTCACAAAACAGtcagccaagaaaaaaaaaaaaagacgtgcAACACAGTGAGCAGAACACTTACACAATATAATACAATCTAAAAAGTATTCAGATGTTTCATCAGATGGGGATAGTGGCAGGAGTAGGACACTCATCACTGCCCTCAGGAAATATGATGGCAAATTTAACTGAGAGTGCACGTAACTTGAAAATGTCATGACTATCTGCTGCTCTGAAGTGtcataaaataattattcaattcacatcttcatttccattTTCCCAAATCCAAACTTATAGCAGCTGCTCATTGTCATTTACTCTGTCAGAATAAAAGCTGATCTCTTGGTACAGTTTTAGGCTTGGATATTTAACtgaagggttttgttttttttaattttctatacTATTGACCTCTGTTTGAGGAAGTAGTGGTTTAATGGAGTCAGTTGGCTTCCTGATCATCTTCTGAGAATATTAAACCTCTGAGCCAAACAGACACAACAGTATTATGGCCAGTTCACACTCAGATGGGCTCTCGGCTCTGGGTTTTATGGCTTCAGAGAGCTTTTGGTTGCTAGGCAGACACGAGAAATCTATACTGTATCCTACTAGCATTCCAGGTGAACTCATATTGACTTCATTGATtcaattttttccttttcagttcAATATATATGAGTATATTCAAGAActtctttaattatttattatactgGATATGACTCAGATGCCATGGTATTTAGTTGTACTTATACTAGGATATGGTTCACTTCCAAAGCAACAGTTTTTATAGATTTATTATAGGTAATTATAGTGGAAATAAACAACCAATTAGGTTTGCTGTTTGGAATATATGTTATTTGTCTTGTATAA contains:
- the gpr141 gene encoding probable G-protein coupled receptor 141, with the protein product MASSKIQRLLPMAINSTMTSGSLPGTPQPLDDDKNINKYHTVLLAIYVVVLLCGTINLSLTMHIMKSSTTSITSIAVLNLIFTHSIFLLTVPFRIYYYVTDNWSLGLNWCKVVSSMIHIHMYMSFIFYVIILVTRLMTFYCQSERVASLRKMHALLISAVVWTAVFVAGPCIIFISYGKKQLDGIDKTTAATDCFRFGDNIGYTAKVFNYIISTVIIMVTAVLATLQGNVLWVLYKKHRQGCTSQQDFGAQLKSMCFAAIMVICFIPYHLFRMYYLDHIDLQNVNEVFLSLTTFNCLDMLTFLGRRTCYVCFQGGAI